The Staphylococcus sp. KG4-3 genome has a window encoding:
- a CDS encoding mechanosensitive ion channel family protein produces MNQVKNILYSIIEPLLQPETYQSLLSNLIMIIVYVVAAWVILHFVNKGIAQFFKIQNKGKNSNKKRSKTLISLVQNVVSYVVWFIVLTTILSKFGISVGGIIASAGVVGLAVGFGAQTVVKDIITGFFIIFENQFDVGDYVKISNGGAPVAEGTVKSIGLRSMRINTISGELTTLPNGSVGEITNYSVINGEAIVEIPVSITEDIDKVEDELNDSFEAIRSKYYLFISTPEVVGVNSITNNEIVLRISAETIPGEGFTGARILRKEILKLFKLKEIKMPQPMMVQYEANQQNNA; encoded by the coding sequence TTGAATCAAGTGAAAAATATTCTCTATTCTATAATAGAGCCATTATTACAGCCAGAAACATATCAATCATTACTCTCTAATTTAATAATGATAATAGTTTACGTAGTGGCTGCATGGGTTATTTTACATTTTGTGAACAAAGGTATCGCACAGTTCTTTAAAATTCAAAATAAAGGCAAGAATAGTAATAAAAAACGCTCAAAAACTTTAATATCATTAGTGCAAAATGTAGTATCATATGTGGTATGGTTTATAGTGTTGACTACGATTTTAAGTAAATTTGGTATCAGTGTAGGAGGCATTATAGCAAGTGCTGGTGTCGTGGGATTAGCCGTTGGTTTTGGTGCACAAACAGTAGTTAAAGATATTATTACTGGATTTTTTATAATTTTTGAAAACCAATTTGATGTAGGAGATTATGTTAAAATTAGCAATGGTGGCGCTCCAGTAGCAGAAGGTACTGTTAAATCAATAGGGTTAAGATCGATGCGTATTAATACTATTTCTGGTGAGTTGACTACATTACCAAATGGTAGCGTTGGTGAAATTACGAATTACTCCGTAATAAATGGTGAAGCAATAGTAGAAATTCCAGTTTCCATAACAGAAGATATTGATAAAGTGGAAGATGAATTAAATGATTCTTTTGAGGCAATTCGCTCGAAATACTATTTATTTATATCTACGCCAGAGGTTGTTGGTGTAAATTCTATCACAAATAATGAAATCGTATTGCGTATTTCTGCAGAGACGATACCTGGAGAAGGCTTTACAGGTGCACGCATTTTAAGAAAAGAAATATTGAAATTATTTAAACTTAAAGAAATTAAAATGCCACAACCAATGATGGTACAATACGAAGCAAATCAACAAAATAATGC
- a CDS encoding DUF2294 domain-containing protein, with translation MKKTKGTYESEISKAITQWEKDFLGRGSLSVKTDILRDMIIVSLQGVLTQAEYKVCGTNEGLLTIKRTRSKLVESGIEELNKIVLSISGEEVKSFHTDLSSITGERIMIFKLYNDLEKKFAE, from the coding sequence ATGAAAAAAACCAAAGGTACCTATGAATCTGAAATCAGTAAAGCAATTACACAATGGGAAAAAGACTTCCTTGGTCGTGGTTCTCTTTCAGTTAAAACAGACATATTGCGTGATATGATTATAGTCAGTTTGCAAGGTGTATTGACACAAGCAGAGTATAAAGTTTGTGGCACGAATGAAGGGTTATTAACGATTAAACGAACACGTTCTAAACTTGTAGAATCAGGTATAGAAGAACTTAATAAAATTGTGCTGTCAATTTCAGGGGAAGAAGTTAAAAGCTTTCATACAGACTTGAGCTCTATAACTGGAGAACGTATAATGATTTTTAAATTATATAATGATTTAGAGAAAAAGTTTGCTGAGTAG